A window of the Triticum urartu cultivar G1812 unplaced genomic scaffold, Tu2.1 TuUngrouped_contig_6730, whole genome shotgun sequence genome harbors these coding sequences:
- the LOC125531022 gene encoding mitochondrial pyruvate carrier 4-like, with product MASKIQAFLNHPAGPKTIHFWAPTFKWGISIANIADFAKPPEKISYPQQIAVACTGVVWSRYSMVITPKNWNLFSVNVAMAGTGLYQLSRKIRKDYFSDDGKEVAAASLEG from the exons ATGGCTTCAAAGATTCAAGCCTTCTTGAACCATCCTGCTGGCCCCAAAACCA TTCACTTTTGGGCTCCAACATTTAAATGGGGGATCAGCATTGCGAACATTGCTGACTTTGCTAAGCCTCCAGAAAAGATATCCTATCCTCAGCAAATTG CGGTTGCCTGCACTGGAGTCGTCTGGTCACGCTACAGCATGGTTATCACACCG AAAAACTGGAACCTTTTCAGCGTCAACGTTGCGATGGCAGGCACAGGCCTGTACCAGCTTTCCCGTAAAATAAG GAAAGATTATTTCTCCGATGATGGAAAGGAGGTGGCTGCTGCATCACTGGAAGGATAG